The following proteins come from a genomic window of Geomonas sp. RF6:
- a CDS encoding LutC/YkgG family protein encodes MTKTADLDELYERYKTKAQAVGTEVYRFGTRYEALESLIPLLKKEGVADSAGAFAVCAAGPAIRSWEGAELSTIPGVHFEVTRELAAEALIGITEVDFALADTGTLVQDQSAVEQRLASSLPTIHIAILGTNTILPDKGALITRINPRKSRFIAFITGPSRTADIERVLTIGVHGPKRLIVLAVDESEGETL; translated from the coding sequence ATGACGAAGACAGCGGACCTGGATGAGCTGTACGAACGCTACAAGACGAAGGCCCAAGCCGTGGGAACGGAAGTTTACCGCTTCGGCACGCGCTACGAGGCGCTGGAGTCACTCATCCCCCTGCTGAAAAAGGAAGGGGTAGCAGACAGCGCCGGTGCCTTTGCGGTTTGTGCTGCCGGTCCTGCCATACGGTCGTGGGAAGGGGCGGAGCTTTCCACCATCCCCGGGGTGCACTTTGAAGTGACGAGGGAGCTCGCGGCGGAGGCGCTGATCGGCATCACCGAGGTCGACTTCGCCCTGGCCGACACCGGCACGCTGGTCCAGGATCAGAGCGCGGTGGAGCAGAGGCTGGCGTCTTCCCTCCCCACCATCCACATCGCCATCCTCGGGACGAATACAATACTCCCGGACAAGGGAGCGCTCATCACCCGGATCAACCCGAGAAAGAGCAGGTTCATCGCCTTCATCACCGGACCGAGCCGCACCGCGGATATTGAACGCGTCTTGACGATAGGGGTACACGGGCCGAAGCGGCTGATCGTCCTCGCCGTAGACGAGTCGGAAGGAGAAACGCTATGA
- the ldhH gene encoding L-lactate dehydrogenase (quinone) large subunit LdhH: MKKDFKSSVSKAVHNATLTGALGKFSEAYKVNRQKAYEGIDFETLRETIAERKSYAAAHLDLMAQTFQINAEAAGAKVFRTNDPEEVKAYILKVARENDVKSVVKSKSMASEEIHLNDYLEKNGIEVGETDLGEWIIQLAGQKPSHMVMPAIHMTKEEVSELFSKEVNERLTSDIPRLVEVARNELRSKFLRADMGISGANIAVAETGSIVLVTNEGNARLVTTLPRVHVAIVGIEKFVEKFEDVVPVLTALPRSATAQLLTSYVSIITGPAQNTDGSMKDLHIILMDNRRTDMAADDKFKQALQCIRCGSCLNVCPVFRLVGGHVFGSVYTGGIGTILTAWFEEMQKSEDIQGLCLQCGNCKEVCPGKLDIPDMILEIRRRLVSQKGQTLVQKSIFSVVNNRKLFHSMLRTASLAGKPFTSGGFIRHLPFFLSELTEMRSLPAIAAEPFRDRFEKIAQPKQKEKIAFYAGCLIDFAYPEMGEALVKILNKAGFEVIFPQEQTCCGAPALYNGAWDVAAQNAIDNIKALTATDVSYVVSACPTCTVALKHEFLKTLDVEKKTEWVAQAQKLADKSIDFSTLVKKLVDDGRLNIAEGVELGKITYHDSCHLKRTLRVSEQPRELLQKAGFELSEMFECDMCCGMGGSYSLKLPEISAPILERKLKNIKETGAGTVAMDCPGCVLQIRGGFDKEGGKVTVKHTVELLAERLK; encoded by the coding sequence ATGAAGAAAGATTTCAAAAGCTCCGTCAGCAAGGCGGTCCACAACGCCACCCTTACCGGCGCGCTCGGCAAATTTTCGGAAGCATACAAGGTAAACCGGCAGAAGGCGTACGAAGGGATCGACTTCGAGACGCTGCGGGAGACGATCGCGGAGCGCAAGTCGTACGCAGCGGCGCACCTCGACCTGATGGCGCAGACCTTCCAGATCAATGCAGAAGCCGCCGGCGCCAAGGTCTTCAGGACGAACGACCCGGAAGAGGTAAAAGCGTATATCCTGAAGGTGGCGCGGGAAAATGACGTGAAGTCGGTCGTGAAGTCGAAGTCGATGGCGAGCGAGGAGATCCACCTAAACGACTATCTGGAGAAAAACGGCATCGAGGTAGGCGAGACCGATCTCGGGGAGTGGATCATCCAGCTTGCCGGGCAGAAACCGTCGCACATGGTCATGCCCGCGATCCACATGACGAAGGAGGAAGTAAGCGAGCTATTCAGCAAGGAAGTGAACGAGCGGCTCACCTCCGACATCCCGCGCCTCGTGGAGGTCGCGCGAAACGAGCTGCGCTCCAAGTTTCTCCGCGCCGACATGGGGATCTCCGGAGCCAACATCGCCGTCGCCGAGACCGGTAGCATTGTCCTTGTGACGAACGAGGGGAATGCGCGACTGGTCACCACCCTTCCCCGCGTACATGTGGCGATAGTAGGGATCGAGAAGTTCGTGGAGAAGTTCGAGGACGTGGTGCCGGTGCTGACCGCGCTCCCCCGAAGCGCGACCGCCCAGTTACTCACCAGCTACGTCTCCATCATCACCGGTCCCGCCCAGAATACCGACGGCTCCATGAAGGACCTGCACATCATCCTCATGGATAACCGCCGCACCGACATGGCCGCCGACGACAAGTTCAAGCAGGCGCTGCAGTGCATCAGGTGCGGTTCCTGCCTCAACGTCTGTCCCGTCTTCCGCCTGGTCGGCGGCCATGTCTTCGGCAGCGTGTACACCGGCGGCATCGGCACCATCCTCACCGCCTGGTTCGAGGAGATGCAGAAGTCCGAAGACATCCAGGGGCTCTGCCTGCAGTGCGGCAACTGCAAGGAAGTGTGCCCGGGGAAGTTGGACATCCCCGACATGATACTGGAGATCCGCCGGCGTCTCGTTTCCCAGAAGGGGCAGACGCTGGTGCAGAAGTCGATCTTCTCCGTGGTGAACAACAGGAAGCTCTTCCATAGCATGCTGCGCACCGCGTCCCTTGCCGGCAAGCCCTTTACCTCCGGCGGATTCATCAGGCACCTCCCCTTCTTCCTTTCCGAGCTCACGGAGATGCGCAGCCTTCCCGCAATAGCCGCAGAGCCGTTCCGTGACCGCTTTGAAAAGATCGCCCAGCCAAAGCAGAAGGAAAAGATCGCCTTCTACGCCGGGTGCCTCATCGACTTCGCCTACCCCGAGATGGGAGAGGCGCTGGTAAAGATACTGAACAAGGCGGGATTCGAGGTCATCTTCCCGCAGGAGCAGACCTGCTGCGGCGCACCGGCGCTCTATAACGGCGCGTGGGATGTGGCGGCGCAAAACGCCATCGACAACATAAAGGCGCTCACCGCGACCGACGTGAGCTACGTCGTCTCCGCCTGCCCGACCTGCACCGTGGCGCTGAAACATGAGTTTTTGAAGACGCTCGATGTCGAGAAAAAGACGGAGTGGGTCGCCCAGGCGCAGAAGCTCGCCGACAAGTCCATCGACTTCTCCACGCTGGTGAAGAAACTGGTGGACGACGGGCGGCTGAATATCGCGGAAGGGGTGGAGCTCGGGAAGATTACCTATCACGACTCCTGCCATCTGAAGAGGACGCTGAGGGTATCGGAGCAGCCAAGGGAGCTCCTGCAGAAGGCCGGGTTCGAACTGAGCGAGATGTTTGAATGCGACATGTGCTGCGGCATGGGCGGGTCGTACTCGCTGAAGCTGCCGGAGATTTCGGCACCGATCCTGGAGCGGAAGCTGAAGAACATAAAGGAGACCGGCGCCGGCACCGTCGCCATGGACTGCCCCGGATGCGTGCTGCAGATCAGGGGGGGCTTTGACAAGGAAGGCGGGAAGGTCACCGTGAAGCACACGGTGGAGCTCCTGGCGGAGCGGTTGAAGTAG